A single region of the Blattabacterium sp. (Cryptocercus kyebangensis) genome encodes:
- a CDS encoding CCA tRNA nucleotidyltransferase yields the protein MKLFSAVHRDIFRIVSDSSEKIRQDCYVVGGYVRDFLLGKNISKDLDILTIGEGIKLAKEVSKHIKPSPRINIFKRFGTAMLEYDNQKIEFVGSRKESYHFYSRNPILDFGTLEDDQNRRDFTINALAISLNKNNYGELIDPFGGLLDLKKKILRNPLNSDITYSDDPLRMMRAIRFATQLQFIIDKSSFQSIQRNKNRISIVSVERITEEFNKILLSKNPSIGLFLLSKSGLLSIILPELILLQGIEEKNGYKHKDNFYHTLQVVDNISQEENNPLWLRWAALLHDIGKSYTKKFFPKIGWSFHAHEFVGSKMVPNIFQRLKLPKGQYMKYVKKIIQNSYRPISLIEHNSSDSAIRRLLFDMGEDMEDLIKLCIADITTKNIEKKNQYKKNFFLLMERIKKLEEKDRIQNWSPPISGNDIMNAFHINPCKKIGIIKNFIKESILEGKISNEFHSAYFLMLKKGEELGLKKK from the coding sequence ATGAAATTATTTTCTGCTGTTCATAGGGATATATTTCGTATTGTTAGTGATTCTTCTGAAAAAATCCGACAAGATTGCTATGTAGTAGGCGGTTATGTTCGGGATTTTTTACTTGGGAAAAATATTTCCAAAGATTTAGATATTTTAACAATAGGAGAAGGGATTAAATTAGCTAAAGAAGTTTCTAAACATATAAAACCCTCTCCTAGAATAAATATATTTAAACGTTTTGGAACTGCTATGTTAGAGTATGATAATCAAAAAATAGAATTTGTTGGTTCTAGAAAAGAATCGTATCATTTCTACAGTAGAAATCCTATCCTTGATTTTGGAACATTGGAAGATGATCAAAATCGAAGAGATTTTACAATTAATGCTTTAGCTATTAGTTTAAACAAAAATAATTATGGAGAATTGATTGATCCATTTGGAGGTTTATTAGATTTGAAAAAAAAAATTTTAAGGAATCCATTAAATTCAGATATTACTTATTCTGATGATCCATTACGAATGATGCGAGCTATACGGTTTGCAACTCAACTTCAATTTATCATAGATAAATCTTCATTTCAATCTATTCAGAGAAATAAAAATAGAATTAGTATTGTTTCTGTAGAAAGAATTACAGAAGAATTTAATAAGATCCTTCTATCTAAAAATCCTTCCATAGGATTATTTTTATTATCCAAATCTGGATTACTATCAATAATATTACCAGAACTGATCCTATTGCAAGGAATAGAAGAAAAAAATGGATATAAGCACAAAGATAACTTTTATCATACTTTACAAGTAGTGGATAATATTAGTCAAGAAGAAAATAATCCTCTTTGGTTAAGATGGGCCGCTTTGCTTCACGACATAGGAAAATCTTATACTAAAAAATTTTTTCCAAAAATTGGTTGGTCTTTTCATGCACATGAGTTTGTAGGATCTAAAATGGTTCCAAATATATTTCAACGTTTAAAGCTTCCAAAAGGCCAATATATGAAATACGTAAAAAAAATAATCCAGAATAGCTATAGACCTATTTCGTTAATAGAACATAATTCTAGTGATTCAGCAATACGTAGATTATTATTTGATATGGGGGAAGATATGGAAGATTTAATAAAACTATGTATAGCGGATATTACTACAAAAAATATAGAAAAAAAAAATCAATATAAAAAAAATTTTTTTCTTTTAATGGAAAGAATTAAAAAATTGGAAGAGAAAGATCGTATTCAAAATTGGAGCCCTCCTATATCCGGAAATGATATTATGAATGCTTTTCATATTAATCCATGTAAAAAAATAGGAATAATAAAAAATTTTATTAAAGAGTCTATTTTAGAAGGGAAAATATCTAATGAATTTCATTCTGCCTATTTTCTTATGTTAAAAAAAGGGGAAGAATTAGGATTGAAAAAAAAATAA
- a CDS encoding DHH family phosphoesterase: MLFSSINGKEKKKIVLLPHNNPDGDALGSSLALLFYLRKLKHDVDLISPTEYSEFFRWLPGSKDIIIFSEKNQSLIKKKIVDSDYIFFIDFNNLSRIEILKNFFSFSKAKKILIDHHPYPFYFDFMFSDPTVGATSILVFRFISKMNNLDKIDKEIATCLYVGMMTDTGFFRFPSVTSETHFIAGKLIEKGINVENIYNHLHERYNENRLKILSKALGKLKVIEKYRTAYTSINAYDINLYSYKKGDTEGIISYGLGIKNIVFSVFFFEEKEQYPIRISFRSRGNFDVNIFARKHFGGGGHKNAAGGILEKSLSETIEYFLKIIPNYHQHLIFSI; the protein is encoded by the coding sequence ATGTTGTTTTCTAGTATTAACGGAAAAGAAAAAAAAAAAATTGTATTGTTACCACACAATAATCCAGATGGAGATGCTTTAGGTTCTTCTTTAGCTCTATTATTTTATTTAAGAAAACTAAAACATGATGTAGATTTAATATCTCCTACAGAATATTCCGAATTTTTTAGATGGCTTCCTGGAAGTAAGGATATTATTATTTTTTCTGAAAAAAATCAATCTTTGATAAAGAAAAAAATTGTAGATTCCGATTATATTTTTTTTATAGATTTCAATAATTTATCAAGAATAGAAATTTTGAAAAATTTTTTTTCGTTTTCCAAAGCAAAAAAAATATTAATCGATCATCATCCTTATCCTTTTTATTTTGATTTTATGTTTTCAGATCCAACGGTAGGAGCTACTAGTATTTTAGTATTTAGATTTATATCTAAAATGAATAATTTAGATAAAATAGATAAAGAAATAGCTACCTGTTTATACGTAGGTATGATGACAGATACTGGGTTTTTTCGTTTTCCTTCCGTAACATCGGAAACCCATTTTATTGCTGGTAAATTAATTGAAAAGGGAATTAACGTGGAAAATATCTATAATCATTTACACGAAAGATACAACGAAAATAGGTTAAAAATTTTGTCTAAAGCTTTGGGAAAATTGAAAGTAATAGAAAAATATCGTACCGCATATACCAGTATTAATGCTTATGATATAAATTTATATTCTTATAAGAAAGGGGATACAGAAGGTATTATTTCCTATGGATTAGGTATAAAAAATATTGTTTTTTCCGTATTCTTTTTTGAAGAAAAAGAACAATATCCAATTAGAATCTCTTTTCGTTCAAGAGGAAATTTTGATGTAAATATTTTTGCTAGAAAACATTTCGGAGGAGGTGGGCATAAAAATGCAGCTGGAGGAATATTAGAAAAAAGTCTATCCGAAACGATTGAATACTTTTTAAAAATTATTCCTAATTATCATCAACATCTTATTTTTTCCATTTAA
- a CDS encoding thioredoxin family protein, giving the protein MVVTYSSNKIKKIKIKDFKLLESLSGKKKSIQDFFSGIATVIMFICNHCPYVKHINPELVRLTNDYLPKGISFLAINSNDIEKYPEDSPENMKKISQKLGYPFPYFFDEKQEVAKYYGAKCTPEFFIFNGIGNLYYHGQLDDSRPKNGIPVTGYDVREILKSILEYDGLKKIYPIKKPSYGCNIKWKK; this is encoded by the coding sequence ATGGTGGTAACCTATTCTTCTAATAAAATTAAAAAAATAAAAATAAAAGATTTTAAATTATTAGAATCCTTATCAGGAAAAAAAAAATCTATTCAAGATTTTTTTTCTGGTATAGCAACTGTGATTATGTTTATTTGCAATCACTGTCCGTATGTTAAACATATAAATCCAGAATTAGTCCGTTTAACTAATGATTATCTCCCTAAAGGAATTTCATTTTTAGCTATAAATTCCAATGATATCGAAAAATATCCAGAAGATTCTCCTGAAAATATGAAAAAAATATCTCAAAAATTAGGTTATCCATTTCCTTATTTTTTTGATGAAAAACAAGAAGTAGCTAAATATTATGGAGCTAAATGCACTCCTGAATTTTTTATATTTAATGGTATAGGAAATTTATATTATCATGGACAATTAGATGATTCTAGACCAAAAAATGGAATTCCAGTTACAGGATACGATGTGAGAGAAATATTAAAATCCATTTTAGAGTATGACGGTTTAAAAAAAATATATCCAATAAAAAAACCAAGTTACGGATGCAATATTAAATGGAAAAAATAA
- a CDS encoding zinc ribbon domain-containing protein has product MENKIKVAITIVDKLRVLYHLQLIDSRIDEIENFRKNIPIEINNLEEELEKMKKKLKKIHEEIISIKEDIDQKNKEIKYSENLIKKYEKQKENIRNNKEFYSIDKEIDYQKLEIRLSEKRIQEMNLNIHKNEEILEKKEDIFLNKKEHIFHKKKELNKIFSENEKEEKFLLEKSRSLSKKIDNNLLQTYKKIRNRVKNGVAVAPVQRGAPLGSYLAITPQKYYELIQRNKLLIDENSGRILIDEELAEEEKKKYFVFFSKKQKK; this is encoded by the coding sequence ATGGAAAATAAAATAAAAGTAGCTATTACAATAGTAGATAAATTAAGAGTTTTATATCATCTTCAACTGATAGATTCTCGTATAGATGAAATAGAAAATTTCCGTAAAAATATTCCTATAGAGATTAATAATCTGGAAGAAGAACTTGAAAAAATGAAAAAAAAATTGAAAAAAATTCATGAGGAAATTATTTCTATAAAAGAGGATATTGATCAAAAAAACAAAGAAATTAAATATTCAGAAAATTTGATAAAAAAATATGAAAAACAGAAAGAAAATATAAGAAATAACAAAGAATTCTATTCTATAGATAAAGAAATTGATTATCAAAAACTAGAAATTAGATTATCTGAAAAAAGGATTCAAGAAATGAATTTAAACATTCATAAAAATGAAGAAATTCTAGAAAAAAAAGAAGATATTTTTTTAAATAAAAAAGAACATATTTTTCATAAAAAAAAAGAATTAAATAAAATTTTTTCAGAAAATGAAAAAGAGGAAAAATTTTTACTAGAAAAATCTAGATCTCTTTCTAAAAAAATCGATAATAATTTATTACAAACTTATAAAAAAATAAGAAATAGAGTTAAAAATGGAGTAGCTGTGGCTCCAGTACAAAGAGGTGCGCCATTAGGATCTTATCTTGCTATTACTCCACAAAAATACTACGAGCTTATACAGCGTAATAAACTTTTAATAGATGAAAATAGTGGGAGAATATTAATAGACGAAGAATTAGCTGAAGAAGAAAAGAAAAAATATTTTGTTTTTTTTTCAAAAAAACAGAAAAAATAA
- a CDS encoding Nif3-like dinuclear metal center hexameric protein — protein sequence MEVLVRNIAKELESLAPMEYAESYDNIGLIVGSYSQEVKKILITLDLTEEVVSESIHKKCNLIISFHPVLFKSIKSLTGNTFSERVVISALKNDVSIYVIHTNLDATWKGTHSYISKLLQLKREKSLFPKKGTIKKLTTYVPISYADKVRNSLFNAGAGKISNYSRCSYNFDGIGSFMGNEKSKPFFGKKGHFHMEKETCINVVFSYHKLNLIKKALFKSHPYEEVPYEIYNIENINPYIGIGIIGFLIEEMNEYDFLLYLKNRMNLLCIRHSLFIGKKIKKIAMIAGSGSFGIETAIKEKAHVFISSDFKYHDFFKSEKKILIVDIGHYESEKFTKNLLKSFLDKKFTNIPVYESEIHTNPVKYFY from the coding sequence ATGGAAGTCTTAGTAAGAAATATCGCTAAAGAGTTAGAAAGTTTAGCTCCTATGGAATATGCAGAATCCTATGATAATATAGGACTGATAGTGGGGTCATATTCTCAAGAAGTAAAAAAAATATTGATAACTTTAGATCTTACTGAGGAGGTTGTTTCAGAGTCTATACATAAAAAATGTAATCTTATTATATCATTTCATCCGGTTCTTTTTAAATCAATAAAAAGTTTAACTGGAAATACTTTTTCAGAAAGAGTTGTAATTTCTGCATTAAAAAATGATGTATCCATTTATGTAATTCATACTAATTTGGATGCAACATGGAAAGGAACTCATTCGTATATATCCAAACTTTTGCAATTAAAAAGAGAAAAATCTTTATTTCCTAAGAAGGGAACTATAAAAAAATTAACAACTTATGTTCCAATTTCTTATGCTGATAAAGTTAGAAATTCTTTATTTAATGCAGGAGCTGGAAAAATATCTAATTACAGTCGTTGCAGTTATAATTTTGATGGTATTGGAAGCTTTATGGGAAACGAAAAATCTAAACCTTTTTTTGGAAAAAAAGGACATTTTCATATGGAAAAAGAAACTTGTATTAATGTAGTTTTTTCATACCATAAATTGAATCTAATTAAAAAAGCCCTTTTTAAAAGTCATCCTTATGAAGAAGTACCATACGAAATTTATAATATTGAAAATATAAATCCCTATATTGGAATAGGAATAATAGGTTTTCTAATAGAGGAAATGAATGAATATGATTTTCTTCTTTATTTAAAGAATAGAATGAATTTATTGTGCATTAGACATTCTCTATTTATAGGAAAAAAAATTAAAAAAATAGCGATGATAGCAGGGTCAGGAAGTTTTGGTATTGAAACAGCTATAAAAGAAAAAGCTCATGTTTTTATATCGTCTGATTTTAAATATCATGATTTTTTCAAATCTGAAAAAAAAATATTGATTGTAGATATAGGACATTATGAATCTGAAAAATTCACTAAAAATTTGCTTAAATCTTTTTTAGATAAAAAATTTACTAATATACCTGTTTATGAATCAGAAATTCATACTAATCCAGTTAAATATTTTTATTAA
- the lipA gene encoding lipoyl synthase — MNLIKKKPNWIRVKFPIGRNYKNLQKLVSLHKLNTICQSGSCPNIGECWEKGVATFMILGNVCTRSCRFCGVKTGRPEKVDWEEPEKVAKSIKILKIKHAVITSVNRDDLKDMGVSIWIKTIKLTRNLNPGITIETLIPDFKGEKKIIDQIIEINPEVISHNVETIPRLTKKIRIQAKYDRSLKVLQYIKEKNKNIRTKTGIMLGLGEKKEEILETMKEIKDSQVDILTIGQYLQPSLKHFSVRFFVLPEEFQELKEIGLKIGFKYVESGPLVRSSYHAEKHVK; from the coding sequence ATGAATTTAATTAAAAAAAAACCTAATTGGATAAGAGTGAAGTTTCCGATTGGAAGAAATTATAAGAATTTACAAAAATTAGTTTCTTTACACAAACTGAATACAATTTGTCAGAGTGGAAGTTGTCCTAACATAGGAGAATGTTGGGAAAAAGGGGTGGCCACTTTTATGATATTAGGAAACGTTTGTACAAGATCTTGTAGATTTTGTGGAGTAAAAACAGGACGTCCTGAAAAGGTAGATTGGGAAGAACCAGAAAAAGTAGCTAAATCTATTAAAATATTAAAAATTAAACATGCTGTTATCACTTCTGTGAACAGAGATGATTTAAAAGATATGGGGGTTTCTATATGGATAAAAACCATAAAACTAACCAGGAATCTAAATCCAGGTATAACAATAGAAACATTGATTCCTGATTTTAAAGGAGAAAAAAAAATCATCGATCAAATAATAGAGATTAATCCAGAAGTTATTTCTCATAATGTAGAAACTATTCCTAGGTTAACAAAGAAAATTCGTATTCAAGCAAAATATGATCGTAGTCTTAAAGTTCTACAATATATTAAGGAAAAAAATAAAAATATTCGGACAAAAACGGGAATTATGTTGGGATTGGGAGAAAAAAAAGAAGAAATATTAGAAACAATGAAAGAGATAAAAGACTCTCAAGTAGATATTTTAACAATAGGACAATATTTACAACCTTCTTTAAAACACTTTTCCGTACGTTTTTTTGTTTTACCGGAAGAATTTCAAGAATTGAAAGAAATTGGATTAAAAATAGGCTTTAAATATGTAGAAAGTGGGCCTCTAGTTCGTTCTTCTTATCATGCAGAAAAACATGTAAAATAA
- a CDS encoding UvrD-helicase domain-containing protein yields the protein MLIPATLKIYNASAGSGKTFFLVKNYLFILFKSSHCDEFKRILALTFTNKATEEIKKRILQCIKEFSNQKISKEYHSLFNSLTEDLKLTKRQLSERAKKILSEILYDFSSFSISTIDKFTYRTIRSFFSNKNLDLEMDTHKFLWEVVDNLYNRLKNSEKESHILIQFSLERLKEGKNWDIRKELFKIASLIVEENSFFYMKKIKIQSSKDWIILKTKLLKRTKKFEKKCKKQGEKFFEFLKKTSIQKHSFHYSDFPKLFQKLRVKEIILNPFHQRIEKSIQKEVLYSSKNTKTDMDQKILIKRNKKKILSLYKETKFIYKKYISSYILDKLFLKNFHFLSIIQEIEKEFISLKKEKKIILNAELNKILHERIIQGPLPLIYEKMGVQYKHYFIDEFQDTSFLQWYNIRILVENALSENGSAMIVGDPKQSIYRWRGGDANLFLHLISSSSKSYHKKIITIETNFRSYEEIVKFNNSLYQSVSKIFNSTIYKKIYKESKQKEFKTPGGYVELNFVMEQKNYRQSIYCKIKEKIKKLLKQEYKLSDIAILVRSNEDGTFLSEKLVEDGFIVNTSVSLLIKNHLEIEIIIHFFYLLLKPHCYQKRATLILLLLQNKFIHTKKKDHDFIVETIFLPFDLFFKKIFLKKNSFFLKNLYNKSIYNIVEQVISGFGLLNQYNTESIYSFLDFVHRSMKIVGNSIVDFLEYWEAKKEKESIIISDNIDAIRIMTIHKSKGLQFPVVILPFTDWNAFSKKKEGIWIDVCPRLYHGLDTIYLEIEPYFKHINDHLFINFYEEFLSKIRIDNLNLLYVATTRPMEQLIIFSRYGKAQSISFYLKNFLHEKKLWNDKIFQYSFGIEKKNS from the coding sequence ATGCTGATTCCAGCTACATTAAAAATATACAACGCTTCAGCAGGTTCTGGAAAAACTTTTTTTTTGGTAAAAAATTACCTTTTTATTCTGTTTAAAAGTTCTCATTGTGACGAGTTTAAACGTATTTTAGCTTTAACTTTTACCAATAAGGCTACTGAAGAAATTAAAAAAAGGATATTACAATGTATAAAAGAATTTTCTAATCAAAAAATTAGTAAGGAATATCATTCTTTGTTCAATTCTCTAACAGAAGATTTAAAATTAACAAAAAGGCAACTATCCGAACGTGCTAAAAAAATATTATCTGAAATTTTATACGATTTTTCTTCTTTTTCTATAAGCACTATCGATAAATTTACTTATCGGACCATTCGATCTTTTTTTTCTAATAAAAATCTAGATTTAGAAATGGATACCCATAAATTTTTATGGGAAGTGGTAGATAATTTATATAATAGATTAAAAAATTCAGAAAAGGAATCCCATATTTTGATCCAATTTTCTTTGGAAAGATTAAAAGAAGGAAAAAATTGGGATATAAGAAAAGAACTATTTAAAATAGCTAGTCTTATAGTAGAGGAAAATAGTTTTTTTTATATGAAAAAAATTAAAATCCAATCATCCAAAGATTGGATTATACTAAAAACAAAATTATTAAAAAGAACGAAAAAATTTGAAAAAAAATGTAAAAAACAAGGAGAAAAATTTTTTGAATTTTTGAAAAAAACATCCATTCAAAAACATTCATTCCATTATTCAGATTTTCCAAAACTTTTTCAAAAATTACGTGTAAAAGAAATAATACTAAATCCTTTTCATCAACGTATTGAAAAATCTATTCAAAAAGAAGTATTGTATAGTAGTAAAAATACAAAAACAGATATGGATCAAAAGATCCTGATAAAAAGGAACAAAAAAAAAATACTTTCTTTGTATAAAGAAACAAAATTTATATATAAAAAATATATTTCCTCCTATATTTTAGATAAACTTTTTTTAAAAAATTTTCATTTTTTATCTATAATACAGGAAATAGAAAAAGAATTTATTTCTTTAAAAAAAGAAAAAAAAATTATTTTAAATGCAGAATTGAATAAAATACTTCATGAAAGAATTATTCAAGGACCCCTCCCCCTTATTTATGAAAAAATGGGGGTACAATACAAACATTATTTTATAGATGAATTTCAGGATACTTCATTTTTACAATGGTATAATATTCGAATTTTAGTTGAAAATGCTTTATCAGAAAATGGATCAGCTATGATTGTAGGCGATCCTAAACAATCTATATATCGTTGGAGAGGTGGAGATGCTAATCTTTTTCTTCATCTAATTTCTTCTTCATCTAAATCTTATCATAAAAAAATAATTACTATAGAAACTAATTTTCGTAGTTATGAAGAAATTGTAAAATTTAACAATTCACTTTATCAATCAGTATCTAAAATTTTTAATTCTACTATTTACAAAAAGATATATAAGGAATCCAAACAAAAAGAATTTAAAACACCTGGAGGATATGTTGAATTAAATTTTGTTATGGAACAAAAAAATTACAGACAGTCTATTTACTGTAAGATAAAAGAAAAAATAAAAAAATTGTTAAAACAGGAATATAAATTATCGGATATAGCCATCTTAGTTAGAAGTAACGAAGATGGAACTTTTTTATCTGAAAAACTTGTAGAGGACGGATTTATTGTAAATACTTCCGTATCGCTTCTTATAAAAAATCATTTGGAAATAGAAATAATTATACATTTCTTTTATCTACTTCTAAAACCTCATTGTTACCAAAAAAGAGCTACTTTAATTTTATTATTATTGCAAAATAAGTTCATTCATACTAAAAAAAAAGATCATGACTTTATTGTAGAAACTATTTTTTTACCATTTGATCTTTTTTTTAAAAAAATTTTTCTGAAAAAAAATTCATTTTTTTTAAAAAATTTATATAATAAATCTATATACAATATAGTAGAACAGGTGATTTCTGGATTTGGATTATTAAATCAATATAATACGGAATCTATCTATTCTTTTTTAGACTTTGTTCATCGTTCTATGAAAATTGTAGGGAATTCTATTGTAGATTTTTTAGAATACTGGGAAGCCAAAAAAGAAAAGGAAAGTATCATTATTTCTGATAATATAGATGCTATTCGAATTATGACGATTCACAAATCTAAAGGGTTACAATTTCCTGTAGTCATTTTGCCTTTCACAGATTGGAATGCTTTTTCAAAAAAAAAAGAAGGTATTTGGATAGATGTATGTCCTCGTTTATATCATGGTTTGGATACAATATATCTAGAAATAGAACCTTATTTTAAACATATAAATGACCATTTATTCATAAATTTTTATGAAGAATTTTTATCTAAAATAAGAATTGATAATCTAAATTTATTATATGTAGCTACTACACGTCCTATGGAACAACTCATTATTTTTTCTAGATATGGAAAGGCTCAATCTATATCGTTTTATCTTAAAAACTTTCTCCATGAAAAAAAATTATGGAATGATAAAATATTTCAGTATTCTTTTGGAATAGAAAAAAAAAATTCTTAA
- the fbaA gene encoding class II fructose-bisphosphate aldolase gives MSKKFPSGVVTGSLVQEIFEYAREKGFSIPAVNVIGSNTMNAAMETAAEVNSPVIIQISNGGAIFNAGKGLSNHEQKSAIQGSIACAKHIHELAKFYKSTVILHTDHCSKQSLSWIDGLIIANEEHYKHFGKTLFSSHMLDLSQESLEENISTCERYFERMNKIQMTIEIELGVTGGEEDGVDNSNIENNKLYTQPKEVSYAYERFIKISKKFIIAASFGNVHGVYKPGNIVLRPCILKESQKYIQKKFHTKEKPVFLVFHGGSGSSIKEIKESISYGVVKMNVDTDLQYAFTCGVRDYMSKNKEYLDKQIGNPEGKYLPNKNYYDPRVWLREGEKSFKELLKKYFELMNNINTL, from the coding sequence ATGTCTAAAAAATTTCCTTCTGGAGTTGTTACCGGTAGTCTTGTCCAAGAAATATTTGAATATGCTAGGGAAAAAGGATTTTCCATACCTGCTGTAAATGTTATTGGATCTAATACTATGAATGCAGCAATGGAAACTGCGGCAGAGGTTAATTCCCCTGTAATTATTCAAATATCCAATGGTGGAGCTATTTTCAACGCAGGAAAAGGATTAAGTAATCACGAACAAAAATCCGCAATACAAGGATCTATAGCTTGTGCAAAACATATTCATGAATTAGCTAAATTTTATAAATCTACTGTAATTCTACATACAGATCATTGTTCTAAACAATCTCTATCATGGATAGATGGGTTAATCATTGCTAATGAAGAACATTATAAACATTTTGGTAAAACGTTATTTAGTTCTCATATGTTAGATCTTTCTCAAGAATCTTTAGAAGAAAACATTAGTACTTGTGAAAGATACTTTGAAAGAATGAATAAAATTCAAATGACCATTGAAATAGAACTTGGAGTAACGGGTGGGGAAGAAGATGGAGTAGATAATTCTAATATAGAAAACAATAAACTTTATACTCAACCAAAAGAAGTCTCGTATGCTTATGAAAGATTCATCAAAATAAGCAAAAAATTTATTATAGCGGCTTCTTTTGGAAATGTCCACGGAGTATATAAACCTGGTAATATTGTTCTACGTCCGTGTATTTTGAAAGAATCTCAAAAGTATATACAAAAAAAATTTCATACCAAAGAAAAACCAGTTTTTTTGGTTTTCCATGGAGGATCAGGATCTTCCATAAAAGAAATTAAAGAATCTATTAGTTATGGGGTTGTTAAAATGAATGTAGATACAGATTTACAATATGCTTTTACCTGTGGTGTTAGAGATTATATGAGTAAAAATAAGGAATATTTGGATAAACAAATAGGAAATCCAGAAGGAAAATATCTTCCAAATAAAAACTATTATGATCCTAGAGTATGGCTTAGGGAAGGAGAAAAATCATTCAAGGAATTACTAAAAAAATATTTTGAATTAATGAATAATATTAACACTTTATAA
- the accD gene encoding acetyl-CoA carboxylase, carboxyltransferase subunit beta, which produces MAWFLRKKKNIITPIEDRKDLPKGLWYRTPNGKIIDTEELKKNAYVSPEDGYHVRIHSKEYFDILFDNGKFSEINVKMISKDPIKWVDRKKYTDRIKEARKKTNLYDAIRTGVGKMNGIYMVISCMDFSFIGGSMGSVVGEKISRAIIHCIEKRFPYILISKSGGARIMESSFSLMQMAKTIARLTQLRDSKIPYISVLTDPTTGGVTASYALLGDINIAEPGSLIGFAGPRVIRETIGKDLPEGFQTSEFLLEHGFIDFISSRIDLKKNIYNLVSMMM; this is translated from the coding sequence ATGGCTTGGTTTTTAAGAAAGAAAAAAAATATTATTACCCCTATAGAAGATAGAAAAGATTTACCTAAAGGGCTTTGGTACAGAACTCCAAATGGAAAAATTATAGATACGGAGGAACTAAAAAAAAATGCATATGTGAGTCCGGAAGATGGATATCATGTAAGAATTCATAGCAAGGAATATTTTGATATTCTTTTTGATAATGGAAAATTTTCAGAAATAAATGTTAAAATGATTAGTAAAGATCCTATAAAATGGGTAGATAGAAAAAAATATACAGATAGAATCAAGGAAGCAAGAAAAAAAACAAATTTATACGATGCTATTAGAACAGGTGTTGGAAAAATGAATGGTATTTACATGGTTATTTCTTGTATGGATTTTTCGTTTATAGGAGGATCTATGGGATCTGTGGTAGGAGAAAAAATATCTAGAGCTATAATACATTGTATTGAAAAAAGGTTTCCATATATATTGATATCTAAATCTGGTGGGGCAAGAATCATGGAATCTTCTTTCTCTTTAATGCAAATGGCTAAAACAATAGCTAGATTGACTCAATTACGTGATTCAAAAATTCCTTATATATCCGTTCTTACAGATCCAACGACAGGAGGAGTTACAGCCTCTTATGCCTTACTTGGAGATATAAATATAGCAGAACCAGGTTCACTCATTGGATTTGCTGGACCTAGAGTAATTAGAGAAACTATTGGAAAAGATCTTCCAGAGGGATTTCAAACTTCAGAATTTCTTCTAGAACATGGATTTATAGATTTCATTTCTTCTAGAATTGATTTAAAAAAAAATATCTACAATCTTGTTTCTATGATGATGTAA